A stretch of Sulfurimonas xiamenensis DNA encodes these proteins:
- a CDS encoding adenosylmethionine--8-amino-7-oxononanoate transaminase, with protein sequence MNNLELKKRDLSVLWHPCTQMKDHETLPIIPVKKAYGVYLEDFEGNTYIDAVSSWWVNLFGHTNSYINEKIKEQLDTLEHVILAGFTHEQVIKLSERLVKITPEGLEKCFYADNGSSAVEVALKMSFHAHKNDGKNKKLFVSLTNSYHGETIGALSVGDVKLYKDTYEPLLIQSIQTPVPKDMSIESAREAAREFEELCKSRAYEISAIILEPLVQGAGYMHMYHKEFLVLVRQICNKYDIHMIADEVMVGFGRTGELFACQSANITPDFLVLSKGLTAGYLPLSVVLTSDDIYAKFYCDYSEYKAFLHSHSYTGNALACAAANATLDIFEKDNVIEKNREISKYMSDKLLKFEELENVASTRQTGMICAIELKGYKPEERIGLKVYQYGLDNGVLLRPLGHVVYFMPPYIITQEQCDKMMDTAYEAIKSLL encoded by the coding sequence ATGAATAATTTAGAATTAAAAAAAAGAGATTTAAGTGTTTTGTGGCATCCATGTACCCAAATGAAAGATCATGAAACACTTCCGATTATTCCTGTGAAAAAAGCATATGGTGTCTATTTGGAAGATTTTGAGGGCAATACTTATATAGATGCAGTTAGCAGTTGGTGGGTCAATCTTTTTGGTCATACCAACAGCTATATAAATGAAAAGATAAAAGAGCAGTTAGATACTCTTGAACATGTAATATTGGCAGGTTTTACACACGAACAGGTTATAAAATTATCTGAAAGATTGGTAAAAATAACACCTGAAGGTTTAGAAAAATGTTTTTATGCAGACAATGGTTCCAGCGCTGTTGAAGTAGCGCTTAAGATGAGTTTTCATGCGCATAAAAATGATGGTAAAAATAAAAAACTTTTTGTTTCATTGACTAACTCTTATCATGGGGAGACAATAGGCGCATTAAGCGTTGGCGATGTAAAGCTTTACAAAGATACTTATGAACCTCTTTTGATACAAAGCATTCAGACTCCCGTGCCAAAAGATATGAGCATAGAGTCGGCTAGAGAAGCGGCAAGAGAGTTTGAAGAGTTGTGTAAAAGCAGAGCATATGAGATAAGTGCAATAATTTTAGAGCCGCTTGTTCAGGGTGCCGGATATATGCATATGTATCATAAAGAGTTTTTGGTCTTGGTGCGCCAAATTTGTAATAAATATGATATTCATATGATTGCTGATGAGGTTATGGTAGGTTTTGGAAGAACGGGAGAGCTGTTTGCATGTCAGAGTGCAAATATAACACCTGACTTCCTTGTTTTGTCCAAAGGTTTGACTGCAGGTTATCTTCCGCTTTCTGTCGTTTTGACAAGTGATGATATATATGCAAAATTTTATTGTGATTATAGTGAGTACAAAGCTTTTTTGCACTCTCACAGCTATACCGGAAATGCACTTGCCTGCGCAGCTGCAAATGCGACTCTTGATATTTTTGAAAAAGATAATGTTATAGAGAAAAACAGAGAAATTTCAAAATATATGAGTGATAAACTTTTGAAGTTTGAAGAACTTGAAAATGTAGCATCAACAAGACAAACAGGCATGATCTGCGCAATAGAGTTAAAAGGGTATAAACCAGAGGAGAGAATAGGGCTTAAAGTATATCAGTATGGGCTTGATAACGGTGTTTTGCTACGCCCGCTTGGTCATGTAGTCTACTTTATGCCGCCATATATTATAACACAAGAGCAGTGTGATAAGATGATGGATACAGCTTATGAGGCGATAAAATCGCTTCTTTAG
- a CDS encoding peptidylprolyl isomerase has protein sequence MITWMQRHKKYLIITIWISTIAFVGAGFVGWGQYSYGDKAGAVAKVGSVEITMGELQKSYSNLYNQYSQMFQGEFDEEKAKSFGLQSQALQYLIQQALILNLAKSYDLQINDTELLNEIKTKEFFFKEGVFDSETYKEILLRNNLSVKEYENDIRKELLIKKTLSLFPVEVKESELNILNTATGISDKIEYKILNADQIKIDTSDSLIKPFWEKMQNDFMTEISYDIKFIKQPKISKEYDDATLSQYYNENKLHFKDKDGKILSLDAAKDKIKEELNAKETKKEALRTYIAYKKGELKDVTIESSTISASNNPFNKDAFDIVSNLTSSSPFSKPVMVGEDYITFELINVNPSKTKSYEDAKSEVMSLYVDQQKREKLLEMAKKSFSTFKGKTTDFITGNDYSKFTELSTEEAVEFLNTLFGAKEKRGFVPIKSGKIVMYNILEQKLLNNTLSEKNNPIAKLKATMFNEGLIKNLQNKYKTEIFIEGL, from the coding sequence ATGATTACATGGATGCAAAGACATAAAAAATATCTCATAATAACTATTTGGATTTCCACTATTGCTTTTGTTGGAGCTGGATTTGTCGGATGGGGTCAGTATAGTTATGGTGATAAAGCAGGAGCTGTAGCAAAAGTTGGCAGTGTTGAGATAACAATGGGAGAACTTCAAAAAAGTTATTCTAACCTTTACAATCAATATTCTCAAATGTTTCAAGGTGAGTTTGATGAAGAAAAAGCAAAAAGCTTTGGTCTTCAATCTCAAGCTCTTCAATATTTAATACAACAGGCTCTTATATTAAATTTAGCAAAATCTTATGATTTGCAAATAAACGACACTGAGCTTCTAAATGAGATAAAAACAAAAGAATTTTTCTTTAAAGAGGGCGTTTTTGATTCAGAAACATATAAAGAGATTCTTTTAAGAAACAATTTGAGTGTTAAAGAGTATGAAAATGATATAAGAAAAGAGCTCTTAATCAAAAAAACACTTAGCCTTTTTCCTGTTGAAGTTAAAGAGAGTGAGCTAAATATATTAAATACCGCGACGGGTATCTCTGATAAAATAGAGTACAAAATTTTAAATGCAGATCAAATAAAAATTGATACTTCAGACAGCTTGATAAAACCTTTTTGGGAAAAAATGCAAAACGATTTTATGACTGAGATAAGTTATGATATCAAGTTTATAAAACAACCTAAAATTTCAAAAGAGTATGATGATGCAACACTTAGCCAGTACTACAATGAAAACAAACTTCACTTTAAAGATAAAGATGGAAAAATACTCTCTTTAGATGCTGCTAAAGATAAAATCAAAGAAGAGTTAAATGCAAAAGAGACTAAGAAAGAGGCTTTAAGAACATATATAGCTTATAAAAAAGGTGAACTAAAAGATGTTACTATAGAGAGTTCTACCATCTCAGCTTCAAACAATCCATTTAACAAAGATGCTTTTGATATAGTGTCAAATTTAACATCGTCATCTCCATTTTCAAAGCCTGTTATGGTTGGAGAAGACTATATAACTTTTGAACTTATAAATGTAAACCCATCAAAAACAAAAAGTTATGAAGATGCAAAAAGCGAGGTTATGTCTCTCTATGTTGATCAACAAAAAAGAGAAAAATTGCTAGAGATGGCGAAAAAATCATTCTCTACATTTAAAGGCAAAACAACAGATTTTATAACAGGAAATGATTATAGTAAATTTACAGAGTTAAGCACAGAAGAGGCAGTTGAATTTTTAAACACACTTTTTGGCGCAAAAGAAAAAAGAGGATTTGTTCCTATAAAAAGCGGAAAAATTGTTATGTATAACATACTTGAACAAAAACTTCTCAACAATACTTTAAGTGAAAAAAACAATCCGATTGCCAAATTAAAAGCTACAATGTTTAATGAAGGTTTGATTAAAAACTTACAAAACAAATACAAAACCGAGATTTTTATCGAAGGATTATAA
- the ftsA gene encoding cell division protein FtsA, giving the protein MSRTVLAIDIGSTKICAIIAEIANDNSIAITGAGTCKAQGLKKGSITNIELASRSIKTALNDAKRVSGSEVKTAIVSISGAYTKSLNSSGIVNIQNKEVSFKEIERVMQTSLYNANIPNEYEVLHALPYNFKADDQDYIEDPLGMNASRLEVNTHIITTQKSNLNNLKKAVRGAGVEVENIVLNGYASSIATLNDDEKELGVAVIDMGGNTSNIIIHSGNSVRYNDFLGVGSNHVTSDLSMALHTPLNIAESVKLKYGSLLTPSNDLIELPIIGDENTTHEVSLEVVHNVIYARVEETLMILAQFIENSGLKDKIGAGIVLTGGFSQMDGIRELAVATFGSVPVRLAKPKEMDGLFDNLRSPEYSSAIGLIMYAASPYTQYEIDVNKRVRHSNEMLTHESRINLADEPDIPIPHSQNDEKEEGIVTLSLKKSKKEDEAGVFSKFWNWATQLF; this is encoded by the coding sequence TTGAGCAGAACTGTTTTAGCCATAGATATAGGTTCAACGAAGATATGTGCAATTATCGCTGAAATTGCTAATGACAACTCCATAGCTATAACAGGAGCCGGAACCTGCAAAGCACAGGGTCTTAAAAAGGGAAGTATTACAAATATAGAACTTGCTTCAAGATCTATAAAAACTGCATTAAATGATGCCAAAAGGGTTTCAGGCAGCGAAGTAAAAACTGCTATAGTCTCTATCTCAGGCGCTTACACAAAAAGTTTAAACTCCAGCGGTATCGTAAATATTCAAAACAAAGAGGTTAGTTTTAAAGAGATAGAAAGAGTTATGCAAACCTCTCTTTATAACGCAAATATTCCAAATGAGTATGAAGTACTCCACGCTCTTCCTTATAACTTTAAAGCTGATGATCAGGACTACATTGAAGATCCTCTTGGAATGAATGCTTCAAGACTTGAAGTTAACACACATATTATAACAACACAAAAATCAAATCTAAACAATCTAAAAAAAGCAGTTCGTGGAGCCGGTGTCGAAGTTGAAAATATTGTTTTAAACGGTTATGCTTCTTCAATCGCTACACTTAATGATGATGAAAAAGAGTTGGGTGTTGCTGTTATTGATATGGGAGGAAATACCAGCAATATTATTATTCACTCTGGCAACTCTGTGCGATATAATGATTTTTTAGGAGTTGGTTCCAATCATGTAACAAGTGATCTCTCTATGGCACTTCATACACCACTTAATATTGCTGAAAGTGTAAAATTAAAATATGGTTCGCTTTTAACTCCCAGCAATGATTTAATAGAACTTCCTATAATCGGTGATGAAAATACAACACATGAAGTCTCTCTTGAAGTAGTACATAATGTAATTTATGCTAGAGTTGAAGAGACCTTAATGATTTTAGCTCAGTTTATAGAAAACAGCGGGCTCAAAGATAAAATTGGTGCGGGTATAGTTTTGACAGGCGGATTTTCTCAAATGGATGGAATAAGAGAATTAGCAGTAGCAACTTTTGGATCTGTTCCTGTTCGTCTTGCAAAACCTAAAGAGATGGATGGTCTTTTTGACAATCTCCGTTCTCCGGAATATTCAAGTGCCATAGGTCTTATTATGTATGCAGCATCTCCATATACACAGTATGAAATAGATGTAAACAAAAGAGTTAGACACTCAAATGAGATGCTGACGCATGAAAGCAGAATCAATCTTGCTGATGAGCCTGATATTCCGATTCCTCATTCACAAAATGATGAAAAAGAAGAAGGAATAGTGACGCTTTCACTGAAAAAAAGCAAAAAAGAAGATGAAGCCGGTGTATTTAGTAAATTTTGGAACTGGGCAACCCAGTTATTTTAA
- the ftsZ gene encoding cell division protein FtsZ, producing the protein MEPFLIEEASSLNGARIVAVGVGGGGGNMIGHMIKEGVTGIEMIMINTDAQALNDTNGASKIQIGAKLTKGLGAGMKPEIGKESALENYDEIKKALEGADIVFISAGLGGGTGTGAAPVIAKIAKEVDALTISIVTKPFMFEAPKRLKLAIAGLEELKKESDSIVVIPNDKLLSIIDRRLGIKDSFKIVDSVLAQAVSGTAGVILSSGDNDINLDFADLKTVMSHKGMALMGVGEHEGENAAYEAIKAAIESPLLDNISINGAMGVLVHFHMHPNFPMIETSEAMIVVQESAHEEADVIFGTSTDDSLPENYVKITIIATGFEKDLNPSSNNENFVSETPSPAAKIRPRLVVGGDLDSTHLDIPSYMRQQQD; encoded by the coding sequence ATGGAACCATTTTTGATTGAAGAAGCTAGTAGTTTAAATGGAGCAAGAATCGTAGCTGTTGGTGTCGGCGGCGGCGGCGGCAACATGATTGGTCATATGATCAAAGAGGGTGTAACTGGCATAGAGATGATTATGATAAATACCGATGCACAAGCTTTAAATGATACAAATGGTGCAAGTAAAATCCAAATCGGGGCAAAGCTGACAAAAGGTCTCGGTGCAGGAATGAAACCAGAAATTGGGAAAGAATCTGCACTAGAAAATTATGATGAAATTAAAAAAGCTTTAGAGGGTGCTGATATTGTATTTATCTCTGCCGGTCTTGGCGGCGGAACAGGAACAGGTGCTGCTCCTGTTATTGCAAAAATTGCTAAAGAGGTAGATGCTTTAACAATTTCAATTGTCACAAAACCTTTTATGTTTGAAGCGCCAAAGAGACTAAAGCTTGCTATAGCCGGATTAGAAGAGCTAAAAAAAGAGAGTGACTCTATTGTAGTTATTCCTAATGACAAACTACTCTCCATTATTGATAGAAGACTTGGAATCAAAGATAGTTTTAAAATAGTTGACAGTGTTTTGGCACAAGCTGTCAGCGGAACAGCCGGAGTTATTCTCTCAAGCGGTGACAATGATATAAATCTTGACTTTGCCGATTTAAAAACAGTAATGAGTCATAAAGGCATGGCGCTTATGGGTGTAGGAGAGCATGAGGGTGAAAACGCAGCTTATGAAGCTATCAAAGCTGCTATAGAGTCCCCTCTTCTTGACAATATCTCAATAAATGGCGCAATGGGTGTTTTAGTACATTTTCATATGCATCCGAATTTTCCGATGATAGAAACATCTGAAGCTATGATAGTAGTTCAAGAGAGTGCTCATGAAGAAGCTGATGTAATATTTGGTACTTCAACTGATGATTCACTACCTGAAAATTATGTAAAAATAACTATTATTGCAACAGGCTTTGAAAAAGATTTAAACCCTAGTTCAAATAATGAAAATTTTGTAAGTGAAACTCCTTCACCGGCTGCAAAAATTCGTCCAAGATTAGTGGTTGGCGGGGATCTTGACAGTACTCACTTAGATATTCCATCATATATGAGACAACAGCAAGATTGA
- a CDS encoding Crp/Fnr family transcriptional regulator: protein MSKNTSIKSVLSSLDFFSSLNIEQIDFLASICSVNSYSKNYIVYYEKQKSDSLLFLLEGLAKAYKIDKHNNEIFLHYIYPNSLISEISNIKEDTIVSFSNIELLEDSQILNIDYKKFRENFLEKGFLCSAFANEIVLKSQQLRSLINREFIFNSVVKVAMMLHDDLNIFNNLKRSEISLILHIQPETLSRVLNRLKRDKIIDSKSGKIVVLDKESLLSICEE from the coding sequence ATGAGTAAAAATACTTCCATAAAGAGCGTATTAAGTTCTTTAGATTTTTTTTCATCTCTCAACATAGAGCAGATAGATTTTTTAGCATCTATCTGCTCTGTTAATAGCTACTCAAAGAATTATATTGTTTATTATGAAAAACAAAAGAGTGACTCTCTTTTGTTTCTTCTTGAGGGATTGGCAAAAGCATACAAAATAGACAAACATAATAATGAAATATTTCTTCACTACATTTATCCAAACTCATTAATATCTGAAATATCAAATATCAAAGAAGATACAATAGTCTCTTTTTCAAATATAGAACTGCTTGAAGATTCTCAAATACTCAATATTGATTATAAGAAATTTAGAGAAAACTTTTTGGAAAAAGGTTTTTTATGTTCTGCATTTGCAAATGAGATTGTTTTAAAATCACAGCAACTTCGTTCACTGATTAACAGAGAGTTTATTTTCAACTCTGTTGTCAAAGTTGCAATGATGCTTCATGATGATTTAAATATATTTAATAATTTAAAGCGTTCTGAAATATCACTTATACTTCATATACAGCCAGAAACTCTCTCAAGAGTTTTAAATAGGCTGAAAAGAGATAAAATAATCGATTCAAAAAGTGGAAAAATAGTAGTTTTAGACAAAGAGTCTCTACTATCTATTTGCGAGGAATAA
- the nosZ gene encoding Sec-dependent nitrous-oxide reductase translates to MKKHFNKFSSIILSTSLAATALTASSGELAEVMKKRGLSEVDVVRAAKTYNPSGVKDEFVVFSSGGQAGQMLVYGVPSMRLLKYIGVFTPEPWQGYGFDEESKKVLRQGNIRGREINWGDTHHPALSEKDGKYDGKWLVINDKANPRVAVIDLEDFETKQIVVNPVLKSEHGGAFFTQNSDYIIEASQYAAPFDNNYHPIEEYKETYRGGVTLWKFNPKIGRIDEKNSFTLELPPYMQDLSDAGKGVSDGWGFTNSFNSEMYTGGIEVGMPPFEAGCSRNDTDFLHVYNWKKLAELAKDKKNVEIINGHKVIMMDVAVKNNALFLIPEPKSPHGVDVSPDGEYITVCGKLDTHASVYKWSKIKKLIDSKDFAGKDPYGIPILDMKKSLHGQAELGLGPLHNQYSNVDGEIYTSLYVDSQIVKWNYKTLKVLDKVNVHYNVGHLCGMEGKSADPQGKYIISLNKLAIDRFQNVGPLHPQNHQLIDISGKKMDLLVDMPIPLGEPHQAVAIRAEKLHGHVRYPMGTNTRTNEIHEGKTLAGQERIERDGNKVKVYATLVRSHINPERITVNKGDEVTMYLTNLERAQDETHGFTIDHYDVHASLEPGKTASIKFTADIEGVFPYYCTEFCSALHLEMMGYLMVKDPNKKYVSAQKLKMQTMSPEQLKAEYDKTVATNAATDAVIQSVVKFLKENNYEKHEVVKNLVVDAMDQYGKIAEQKKLSDEAVKAGDLEKAVLFENMIWQYMVKTADVGIRAKDALVRLIATKQSAAAAAGEKAFGEGGCGGCHVIGKVSSGPDLTGVLERHGEDGEKWVKDFIMEPEKMYDDPYVKGMIDYFNLKMPNQHMNEQETKNIIEYLKWVDENANLF, encoded by the coding sequence ATGAAAAAACATTTCAACAAGTTTTCTTCCATTATCCTAAGTACTTCACTTGCTGCAACAGCTTTAACGGCTAGCAGTGGTGAATTAGCAGAGGTAATGAAGAAAAGGGGCCTAAGCGAAGTAGATGTAGTTCGTGCTGCAAAAACTTACAATCCTTCAGGGGTGAAGGATGAGTTTGTTGTATTTAGTTCAGGTGGTCAAGCTGGACAAATGCTTGTTTACGGTGTTCCTTCAATGAGACTTTTAAAATACATAGGTGTATTTACTCCTGAGCCTTGGCAAGGATACGGATTTGACGAAGAGTCAAAAAAGGTTTTAAGACAAGGTAACATCAGAGGCAGAGAGATCAACTGGGGAGACACTCACCACCCTGCGCTTTCTGAAAAAGATGGAAAATATGACGGTAAATGGTTAGTAATCAATGATAAAGCAAATCCAAGAGTTGCTGTTATCGACCTTGAAGATTTTGAAACAAAACAAATTGTAGTAAACCCTGTTTTAAAATCTGAGCACGGTGGAGCTTTCTTTACTCAAAACAGTGATTACATTATAGAAGCATCTCAATATGCTGCTCCTTTTGATAACAACTATCACCCAATTGAAGAGTACAAAGAGACATACCGTGGTGGTGTAACTTTATGGAAATTCAACCCTAAAATTGGTAGAATTGACGAGAAAAACTCATTTACTCTAGAACTGCCTCCATATATGCAAGATTTAAGTGATGCAGGTAAAGGTGTATCTGACGGATGGGGCTTTACTAACTCATTTAACTCTGAAATGTATACAGGTGGTATAGAAGTTGGTATGCCTCCATTTGAAGCTGGTTGTAGTAGAAATGACACTGACTTCTTGCATGTATATAACTGGAAAAAGTTAGCAGAACTTGCTAAAGATAAAAAAAATGTAGAAATCATAAATGGTCACAAAGTTATTATGATGGATGTGGCAGTTAAGAACAATGCACTCTTTTTAATTCCTGAGCCAAAATCTCCACACGGTGTTGATGTGTCTCCAGATGGTGAATACATTACTGTTTGTGGTAAGTTAGATACGCATGCTTCTGTTTATAAGTGGAGCAAAATCAAAAAACTAATCGACTCTAAAGATTTTGCAGGTAAAGATCCTTACGGTATTCCTATCTTGGATATGAAAAAATCACTTCACGGACAAGCGGAACTTGGTCTTGGGCCATTACATAACCAATACTCAAATGTTGATGGTGAAATCTATACTTCACTATATGTTGATAGCCAAATTGTAAAATGGAACTATAAAACTTTAAAAGTATTAGATAAAGTAAATGTTCACTACAATGTTGGTCACTTATGTGGTATGGAGGGTAAATCTGCTGATCCACAAGGAAAATATATCATTTCTCTAAACAAACTTGCGATTGATAGATTCCAAAATGTTGGACCTTTGCATCCTCAAAACCACCAGCTAATTGATATTAGCGGTAAAAAAATGGATCTTCTTGTTGATATGCCTATTCCATTAGGTGAACCTCACCAAGCGGTTGCTATCAGAGCTGAGAAACTTCATGGTCATGTAAGATATCCAATGGGTACAAACACAAGAACTAATGAAATTCATGAAGGTAAAACTTTAGCGGGTCAAGAGAGAATTGAGAGAGACGGAAACAAAGTAAAAGTTTATGCTACACTTGTTAGATCTCACATCAACCCTGAGAGAATCACTGTAAATAAAGGTGATGAAGTAACTATGTACTTAACAAACCTAGAGCGTGCTCAAGATGAGACTCACGGATTTACAATTGACCACTATGATGTTCACGCGTCACTTGAGCCAGGTAAAACTGCGAGTATTAAATTTACAGCTGATATTGAGGGTGTTTTCCCTTACTACTGTACAGAGTTCTGTTCTGCACTACACTTAGAGATGATGGGTTACTTAATGGTTAAAGACCCTAACAAAAAATATGTAAGTGCTCAAAAACTAAAAATGCAAACAATGTCTCCTGAGCAATTAAAAGCTGAGTATGACAAAACTGTTGCAACAAATGCTGCGACTGACGCTGTTATCCAATCAGTTGTAAAGTTCTTAAAAGAGAACAACTATGAAAAGCATGAAGTTGTTAAAAACTTAGTTGTTGATGCAATGGATCAATATGGTAAAATTGCTGAACAGAAAAAACTTTCAGACGAAGCTGTTAAAGCTGGCGATTTAGAAAAAGCTGTTCTTTTTGAAAATATGATCTGGCAATATATGGTTAAAACTGCCGATGTTGGTATTAGAGCAAAAGATGCACTTGTTAGACTTATTGCTACAAAACAATCTGCAGCAGCTGCAGCTGGTGAAAAAGCATTCGGTGAAGGCGGATGTGGCGGTTGTCATGTTATCGGTAAAGTTTCTTCTGGACCAGACTTAACTGGTGTACTTGAAAGACATGGTGAAGATGGCGAAAAATGGGTTAAAGACTTTATTATGGAACCTGAAAAAATGTATGATGATCCATATGTTAAAGGTATGATTGATTACTTTAATCTAAAAATGCCTAATCAGCATATGAATGAACAAGAGACTAAAAATATTATCGAATACCTAAAATGGGTAGATGAGAATGCAAACCTGTTCTAA
- a CDS encoding cytochrome C, whose protein sequence is MNKSLTKARVFAALALIILTLSFTFPMIGFHGTLNKIDEGKSDEISSFSKSVWNFYNQGRYKSVTTPKDAHNDLDKMIEATAEIGPASLPIWAVSLEAPNYPKDAFPEGIPVFFHFDGYSGEVHEMNTINHYVGMDPMWVGGTIEREIGIYALLLLSLAIVYFMAYNSKILNYIMLVPASLPLLFIADYSFWLYWFGHNLHDWGMFKIKPFMPTVFGDGKIAQFTTHSYPTIGFYIILAISLLSLLAFFAKQKALKETNA, encoded by the coding sequence ATGAACAAAAGTTTAACCAAGGCAAGAGTTTTTGCCGCTTTGGCTTTAATTATTCTAACTCTCTCTTTTACATTTCCAATGATTGGATTTCATGGAACTTTAAACAAAATTGACGAGGGAAAAAGTGATGAGATATCATCTTTTAGCAAAAGTGTTTGGAATTTTTACAATCAAGGAAGATACAAAAGTGTAACTACACCTAAAGATGCTCATAATGATTTAGACAAGATGATTGAAGCTACAGCAGAAATCGGTCCTGCATCATTGCCAATCTGGGCAGTTTCACTTGAAGCGCCAAACTATCCTAAAGATGCTTTTCCAGAAGGCATCCCTGTATTTTTCCATTTTGACGGTTATAGTGGAGAAGTTCATGAAATGAACACTATTAACCACTATGTTGGAATGGACCCAATGTGGGTTGGAGGTACTATTGAGAGAGAAATAGGTATCTATGCTCTTTTACTTTTATCTTTAGCAATAGTCTATTTTATGGCATACAATTCAAAAATATTAAACTATATTATGTTAGTTCCAGCGTCCCTTCCTCTACTGTTTATAGCTGATTATTCATTTTGGCTCTATTGGTTCGGACACAATTTACATGATTGGGGAATGTTTAAAATTAAGCCTTTTATGCCTACTGTTTTTGGAGACGGGAAAATTGCTCAATTTACAACACACTCTTATCCAACAATTGGATTTTATATAATACTAGCGATTAGTTTATTGAGTCTGCTTGCTTTTTTTGCAAAACAAAAAGCTCTTAAAGAAACGAATGCATAA
- a CDS encoding nitrous oxide reductase family maturation protein NosD → MFKIYFALFTLFLPLLNANILQEAIDNAPEGSILKLPAGVYKGNIVITKPLTIIGKEDGVIIDAEGEGTVITVKSSFVTLKNLKIVGSGARHENIDAAIKISDGKQCEISDCVIDDCLFGIDMQMVSNSIVSNNTITSKDFDLGLKGDGLRLWYSNDNIIKKNSLIHSRDMVVWYSHGNIIEENFGEYCRYSLHFMYAGKNYVRNNSYRYNSVGIFFMYSNDTIATGNIVKSSLGATGMGIGLKECTNFTIKDNTVLYCAQGMYIDRSPFEPDTNNWIEDNKILYNSEALHFHSLSEDNIIKNNIIMGNIEDVVNDGGSSKTYNNDISENYWDNYEGFDKNGDNIGDTPHKVYRYADQLWIYNPDVKFFYGSPAMSLLNFLSKLAPFSKPLFLFEDKKPIVKIEG, encoded by the coding sequence ATGTTTAAAATTTATTTTGCTTTATTTACTCTATTTTTGCCACTGTTAAATGCAAATATATTGCAAGAAGCAATTGACAATGCTCCTGAAGGTTCTATTTTAAAATTACCTGCAGGAGTGTATAAAGGAAATATTGTTATAACCAAACCTTTAACAATTATTGGAAAAGAAGATGGTGTTATCATCGATGCTGAGGGCGAAGGAACTGTTATAACTGTTAAAAGTTCTTTTGTAACACTTAAAAATTTAAAAATAGTCGGTAGTGGTGCCAGACATGAAAATATAGATGCAGCCATCAAAATATCTGATGGAAAACAGTGTGAAATAAGTGACTGCGTTATAGATGACTGTCTCTTTGGTATAGATATGCAGATGGTAAGCAACTCTATAGTATCAAATAACACTATAACATCTAAAGACTTTGATCTTGGATTAAAGGGAGATGGCTTAAGACTTTGGTATAGTAATGATAATATTATCAAAAAAAATTCTCTTATTCACTCAAGAGACATGGTTGTTTGGTATAGTCATGGAAATATAATTGAAGAGAATTTTGGCGAATATTGCAGATACTCTCTTCATTTTATGTATGCAGGTAAAAACTATGTAAGAAACAATAGTTATAGATATAATTCTGTAGGAATATTTTTTATGTACTCAAATGATACGATTGCAACAGGAAATATTGTAAAAAGTTCTCTGGGAGCAACGGGTATGGGCATAGGTCTTAAAGAGTGTACGAACTTTACCATAAAAGACAATACCGTTCTTTACTGTGCTCAAGGAATGTATATTGATAGATCTCCTTTTGAACCAGATACTAATAACTGGATTGAAGACAATAAAATACTGTATAACTCAGAAGCACTCCATTTTCACTCCCTTAGCGAAGATAATATTATTAAAAACAATATTATTATGGGAAATATAGAAGATGTTGTAAATGATGGCGGATCAAGTAAAACTTACAATAACGATATTAGCGAAAATTATTGGGATAACTATGAAGGGTTTGATAAAAACGGTGATAATATAGGTGACACGCCACATAAAGTTTATAGATATGCGGATCAGCTTTGGATTTACAATCCTGATGTAAAATTCTTTTACGGATCACCGGCTATGTCTTTACTAAATTTTTTATCGAAACTGGCACCTTTTTCAAAACCGCTCTTTTTGTTTGAAGATAAAAAGCCAATAGTTAAAATAGAAGGATAA